In the Helianthus annuus cultivar XRQ/B chromosome 11, HanXRQr2.0-SUNRISE, whole genome shotgun sequence genome, one interval contains:
- the LOC110930812 gene encoding F-box/kelch-repeat protein At2g44130, translating to MEPQHDFSELIPGLPDEIALECLTRLHYDSHSVASDVCRRWRQLLQDREFYYHRQKTGFTRKSACFVQSGPVQSEPGRADAKPEKQPKYSFTMFDPVQGIWDKIDPVPKYPDGLPLFCQVASCEGKLIVMGGWDPATWEPLRDVFVYEFTTRKWTQRVDMPSTRSFFASSAYNGNVYVAGGHDENKNALRSAWVYDIFGDKWTELSPMSEERDECEGVVVGSEFWVVSGYDTDTQGRFKNSADVLDMKTGIWRRVEGTWGSSRCPRSCLAVGQNGNFTSWDGYEPAVQVGTCGVDLGDRVVVTGSGYQGGAQVVFVMEKTDQGQNGKFTKVDFPYEFSGFVQSGCLVEI from the coding sequence atggaacctCAACACGATTTCAGTGAACTAATCCCGGGTTTACCCGATGAAATCGCACTCGAGTGCTTGACTCGTCTACACTACGACTCTCACTCGGTTGCCTCTGACGTCTGTCGTCGGTGGCGACAACTGTTACAAGACCGAGAATTCTATTACCACCGGCAAAAAACCGGGTTCACCCGGAAATCAGCTTGTTTTGTTCAGTCAGGTCCGGTTCAGTCAGAACCGGGTCGGGCGGATGCTAAACCGGAAAAACAGCCGAAATACTCGTTTACAATGTTTGACCCGGTTCAGGGAATTTGGGATAAAATAGACCCGGTTCCTAAGTACCCGGATGGGTTACCTTTATTTTGCCAGGTGGCAAGTTGTGAAGGGAAATTAATAGTGATGGGCGGGTGGGACCCGGCGACTTGGGAACCGTTACGCGATGTGTTCGTTTACGAGTTCACAACTCGGAAGTGGACTCAGCGGGTTGATATGCCGTCGACTCGGTCGTTTTTTGCTTCTAGTGCGTACAATGGGAATGTTTATGTGGCGGGTGGACATGATGAGAATAAGAACGCGCTTAGGAGTGCGTGGGTGTATGATATTTTTGGTGACAAGTGGACCGAGTTGAGTCCGATGAGTGAGGAGCGAGACGAGTGTGAAGGAGTGGTTGTTGGGTCGGAGTTTTGGGTTGTAAGTGGGTACGATACGGATACTCAAGGACGGTTTAAAAACAGCGCGGATGTTCTTGATATGAAAACCGGAATATGGCGGCGTGTGGAGGGCACGTGGGGGTCGAGTCGGTGTCCGAGGTCGTGTTTGGCCGtagggcaaaatggtaatttcacTTCTTGGGATGGGTACGAACCCGCAGTTCAAGTAGGGACATGTGGGGTTGATCTTGGGGATCGGGTTGTTGTAACCGGGTCAGGTTACCAAGGTGGTGCACAAGTGGTTTTTGTCATGGAAAAAACCGACCAAGGGCAAAATGGTAAATTTACAAAAGTCGACTTTCCCTATGAGTTTTCTGGGTTTGTGCAATCG